The Flavobacterium praedii genome window below encodes:
- a CDS encoding NAD(P)/FAD-dependent oxidoreductase, with protein sequence MTTTVVVGGSFAGMTAALEIKRKGREEHKVILIDKSPLFLFIPSLIWVPFGRREIKDISFKKEEVLKKKGVDFVHAEALKVDTTTQTVSTTKGDFKYDNLVVATGPKVKYDIAPGVEEFAHYIGTPNGAMKIRTTLEEFKKNPGPIVIGATQNAGCMGAAYEFLFNIEKWLREQNIRKKVDLYWITPEDYLGHFGIGGMPMGETMLKTFMKMFNIHYRTEVGVKEVFADGVELSTGEIVPSNFTMLMPPFIGVEFVTNSLDLKATPAGYIPIGDDYKHLYVPNVWAAGIAVDVKLPFTPKSIPFGSPKTGYPSDETGKIVAENIIRTTKGRTDLVKKSWGRIPGLCIMDAGKKEVLIISSSLFKPRSFAIMIPNILYDFNKVLLEKYFLWKTKKGFAFLP encoded by the coding sequence ATGACAACGACAGTAGTAGTAGGAGGGAGCTTTGCTGGAATGACGGCAGCACTCGAAATAAAAAGAAAAGGCAGAGAAGAGCACAAAGTAATTTTGATAGACAAATCCCCTTTGTTTTTATTTATTCCATCCCTTATTTGGGTGCCTTTTGGAAGAAGAGAAATAAAAGATATTTCTTTTAAAAAAGAAGAAGTATTAAAGAAAAAAGGTGTTGATTTTGTTCACGCAGAAGCCCTAAAAGTTGATACTACAACCCAAACGGTGTCTACAACCAAAGGGGATTTTAAATACGATAATTTAGTAGTGGCCACAGGGCCAAAAGTGAAATATGATATCGCACCAGGAGTTGAAGAATTTGCTCATTATATAGGTACTCCAAACGGGGCAATGAAAATTCGAACTACCTTGGAGGAATTCAAGAAAAACCCAGGGCCTATTGTAATTGGTGCTACTCAAAATGCAGGTTGTATGGGAGCTGCTTATGAATTTTTATTCAATATCGAAAAATGGTTACGGGAACAAAATATTCGCAAAAAAGTCGATTTGTATTGGATTACTCCCGAAGATTATTTGGGACATTTTGGAATAGGAGGAATGCCAATGGGTGAAACCATGCTCAAAACTTTTATGAAAATGTTCAATATTCACTACAGAACAGAAGTCGGTGTAAAAGAAGTTTTTGCTGATGGAGTAGAATTGTCTACGGGTGAAATAGTACCCAGTAATTTCACTATGCTTATGCCGCCCTTTATAGGTGTTGAGTTTGTTACAAATTCACTAGATCTTAAAGCTACTCCAGCAGGCTATATTCCGATTGGAGACGATTATAAACATCTATATGTTCCAAACGTTTGGGCAGCAGGAATTGCTGTTGATGTAAAGTTGCCTTTTACCCCAAAAAGCATACCGTTTGGTTCTCCAAAAACAGGCTACCCATCTGATGAAACCGGAAAAATTGTAGCAGAGAATATTATACGTACTACCAAAGGAAGAACAGATTTGGTAAAAAAATCTTGGGGACGAATTCCTGGACTTTGTATAATGGATGCTGGAAAAAAAGAAGTACTTATAATATCCAGTTCTTTGTTTAAACCGCGTTCTTTTGCAATTATGATTCCTAATATTCTGTATGATTTTAATAAAGTCTTACTCGAAAAATATTTTCTTTGGAAAACTAAAAAAGGATTTGCATTTTTGCCCTAA
- a CDS encoding DUF4407 domain-containing protein, translated as MLKQFFILCSGADKKLLEGCSDGEQTKFVGIGATVFFTAVMAFIASAYALFTVFDNVVPALLFGFVWSLLIFNLDRFIVSTIRKRDSFANEFLQATPRIILAFIIAIVISKPLEIKIFEKEINTVLLKEKNAMALNNKKEVANYFQSDLAKNKTEITSLKAEIIAKEKEVNTLYETYIKEAEGTAGTKKLGKGPVFKEKIAKHDLAKNELDTIRKNNLAKIAVLEKGTKTLQTDLDKKVTETQPIIDGFDGLMARINALNKLPWLPSFFIMLLFLAIETSPIIAKLLSPRGEYDYKLEDLETALKATIEQDKYQRQLLIKTSATMHDKVYADIAEDKQLYNLQRKNATELLEQQSNNFVEKQMKTL; from the coding sequence ATGTTAAAACAATTTTTCATCCTCTGCTCAGGGGCCGACAAGAAGCTACTTGAAGGCTGCTCTGATGGCGAACAAACCAAATTTGTTGGTATTGGTGCCACTGTTTTTTTTACTGCTGTAATGGCTTTTATTGCCAGCGCTTATGCCCTTTTTACCGTTTTTGACAACGTTGTTCCCGCTTTACTTTTTGGCTTTGTATGGAGTTTACTCATTTTTAATCTAGATCGTTTTATTGTCTCCACTATTCGAAAAAGAGATAGTTTTGCCAATGAGTTTCTGCAAGCTACTCCACGAATTATATTGGCTTTCATCATTGCTATTGTGATTTCAAAACCTTTGGAAATCAAAATTTTTGAAAAAGAAATCAATACGGTTTTATTAAAAGAAAAAAATGCGATGGCCTTAAACAACAAAAAAGAAGTCGCTAACTATTTTCAATCGGATTTAGCCAAGAACAAAACCGAAATTACAAGTCTAAAAGCAGAAATCATAGCAAAAGAAAAGGAAGTAAACACACTCTATGAAACCTACATTAAGGAAGCTGAAGGAACTGCCGGTACAAAAAAACTAGGCAAAGGCCCCGTTTTTAAAGAAAAAATAGCCAAACACGATTTGGCAAAAAATGAATTGGATACCATTCGGAAAAACAATTTGGCCAAAATTGCTGTTTTGGAAAAAGGAACTAAAACTTTGCAAACCGATTTGGACAAAAAAGTAACTGAAACGCAACCTATCATTGATGGATTTGATGGATTGATGGCTCGAATAAATGCCTTGAATAAATTGCCTTGGCTTCCTTCCTTTTTTATTATGCTATTGTTTTTGGCAATAGAAACCTCTCCTATTATTGCAAAATTACTATCCCCAAGAGGAGAATATGATTATAAATTGGAAGACTTAGAAACGGCACTCAAAGCTACTATCGAACAAGACAAATACCAACGTCAGCTCTTAATAAAAACCAGTGCAACGATGCATGATAAAGTTTATGCTGATATTGCCGAAGATAAACAGCTTTATAATTTGCAAAGAAAGAATGCAACCGAATTATTAGAGCAGCAATCGAATAATTTTGTGGAGAAGCAAATGAAAACATTATAA
- the pckA gene encoding phosphoenolpyruvate carboxykinase (ATP): protein MDNYALIAKSISLKELGIENATIQYQLTPNELQDITIQTGQGVENSTGALAVLTGEFTGRSPQDRFIVKDSITQDKVWWGKVNIPFEPTAFDALYKKVTTYLSNKEVFVRDAYVCADTNYKLNVRVVTETAWANLFCHNMFLRLTKEELEHFTPEWTVICAAGFVADPVIDGTRQGNFAILDFTKKIALIGGTGYTGEMKKGIFSALNFILPVFKNTLPMHCSANVGKNGDTAIFFGLSGTGKTTLSADPERKLIGDDEHGWTNENTVFNFEGGCYAKVINLTEENEPDIFRAIKKGAILENIVFKSGTNEVDFEDVSITQNTRVSYPIEHIDNIQPGSIGENPKNIFFLTADAYGILPPISKLTAGQAAYHFISGYTAKVAGTEAGVTEPQPNFSACFGAPFMPLHPTKYAEMLSKKMKDANVKVWLINTGWTGGPYGTGSRMKLKYTRAMITAALNGELDTVEFVNHDVFGIAIPQACPNVPIEILNPRNTWEDKELYDKKASELAQKFEENFAKFKEFANAEILAGAPIA from the coding sequence ATGGACAACTACGCCTTAATTGCGAAATCGATTTCGTTAAAAGAATTGGGAATTGAAAATGCAACGATTCAATATCAGCTGACTCCAAATGAGTTACAAGACATTACTATTCAAACTGGACAAGGAGTTGAAAATTCTACTGGAGCTTTAGCAGTTCTTACAGGAGAATTTACTGGACGCTCTCCACAAGACCGTTTTATTGTTAAAGATAGCATCACCCAAGACAAAGTATGGTGGGGTAAAGTAAATATTCCGTTTGAGCCTACAGCATTTGATGCTTTATACAAAAAAGTGACTACGTACTTATCAAACAAAGAAGTATTTGTAAGAGATGCTTATGTTTGCGCAGACACCAATTACAAATTAAATGTGCGTGTGGTAACAGAAACTGCCTGGGCCAATTTGTTTTGTCACAATATGTTTTTGAGACTTACAAAAGAAGAGCTAGAGCATTTTACTCCTGAGTGGACCGTAATTTGTGCAGCTGGTTTTGTTGCAGATCCAGTAATCGACGGAACACGTCAAGGCAATTTTGCTATTTTAGATTTCACAAAAAAGATTGCTTTAATTGGTGGTACAGGATATACCGGAGAAATGAAAAAAGGGATTTTTTCGGCTTTGAACTTTATTTTACCAGTTTTCAAAAATACATTGCCAATGCATTGTAGCGCTAATGTTGGAAAAAATGGAGATACAGCCATCTTTTTTGGTTTATCAGGAACAGGGAAAACAACTTTATCTGCAGATCCTGAGAGAAAATTAATTGGTGATGATGAGCATGGATGGACAAATGAGAATACCGTTTTCAATTTTGAAGGAGGCTGTTATGCCAAAGTAATCAATCTTACTGAGGAGAACGAACCTGATATTTTTAGAGCTATCAAAAAAGGAGCCATTCTTGAAAATATTGTTTTCAAATCAGGAACCAATGAAGTTGATTTTGAAGATGTTTCCATCACGCAAAACACAAGAGTTAGCTACCCTATCGAGCATATTGATAACATTCAACCAGGATCTATTGGGGAAAACCCAAAAAACATATTTTTCTTAACGGCAGATGCTTATGGAATTTTACCTCCAATTTCAAAATTAACTGCTGGACAAGCGGCCTATCATTTTATATCTGGATATACCGCAAAAGTAGCTGGAACTGAAGCAGGAGTTACTGAACCTCAACCCAATTTTTCAGCTTGTTTTGGTGCTCCATTCATGCCACTGCATCCAACAAAATATGCCGAAATGTTGAGCAAAAAAATGAAAGATGCCAATGTAAAAGTTTGGCTTATCAATACAGGATGGACTGGCGGCCCTTATGGTACAGGAAGTAGAATGAAATTGAAATACACTCGTGCCATGATTACTGCAGCTTTAAATGGAGAATTGGATACTGTTGAATTTGTAAATCATGACGTATTTGGAATTGCTATTCCACAAGCTTGTCCAAATGTTCCAATCGAAATTTTAAATCCTAGAAATACTTGGGAAGACAAGGAATTATACGATAAAAAAGCCAGTGAACTGGCTCAAAAATTTGAAGAGAATTTTGCTAAATTTAAAGAATTCGCCAATGCCGAAATTTTGGCTGGTGCGCCGATTGCCTAA
- a CDS encoding DUF423 domain-containing protein, whose translation MDKKIVTTAALFGMVAIILGAFGAHALKKVLSVEQLTTFETGVRYQMYHALFLLFIGTTTIINQKIKKRIYNLVVYGVIFFSVSIYFLATNSLTHIDFKMMGFITPVGGLFLISAWFVLIFDLIAPKKKKNNI comes from the coding sequence ATGGATAAAAAAATAGTTACAACAGCCGCACTATTTGGAATGGTTGCTATAATATTAGGTGCTTTTGGAGCACATGCCCTAAAAAAAGTACTGTCTGTAGAACAACTCACCACTTTTGAGACGGGTGTACGGTATCAAATGTACCATGCTTTATTTTTATTATTTATTGGAACGACTACGATAATCAATCAAAAAATCAAAAAAAGAATCTATAATTTAGTTGTTTATGGAGTGATTTTTTTTTCTGTCTCTATTTATTTCCTTGCGACCAACTCTTTGACCCATATTGACTTCAAAATGATGGGTTTCATTACTCCTGTTGGTGGTTTATTTCTTATTTCAGCATGGTTTGTTTTAATATTTGACTTAATAGCGCCTAAAAAAAAGAAAAATAATATTTAA
- a CDS encoding saccharopine dehydrogenase family protein: MRTILIIGAGRSASSLIQYLLNKSESENLHLVIADLSLALAEKKTKNHPNATPIALDILDKEQRGKAIQNATIVISMLPAHLHIEVAKDCIVYKKHLVTASYISDTMQELDEQAKANGLIFMNEIGLDPGIDHMSAMKVIDEIRDQGGKMLLFESFCGGLVAPESDTNLWNYKFTWAPRNVVLAGQGGAAKFIQEGAYKYIPYTSLFRRTEFLEVEGYGKFEAYSNRDSLKYRSVYGLDDVLTLYRGTIRRVGFSKAWNMFVQLGMTDDSYSMENTENMTYRQFVNSFLPYHPTDSVEIKMRLILKIDQDDIMWDKLLELDLFNRNKKVGLKDATPAQILEKILAESWSLQPNDKDMIVMYHKFGYVLNGEEKQIDSKMVCIGDDQTYTAMAKTVGLPVAMATLLILNGKIKTPGVQLPIRKEVYQPILKELEEYGVLFHEQDMPYVGYNPDKVFS; this comes from the coding sequence ATGAGAACAATTCTTATTATTGGTGCAGGAAGATCGGCTTCTTCTTTGATTCAATATCTTTTGAATAAATCGGAATCAGAAAATTTGCATCTTGTAATTGCTGATTTATCTTTGGCTTTAGCCGAAAAAAAGACAAAAAATCATCCGAATGCTACTCCTATTGCTTTGGATATATTAGATAAGGAGCAAAGGGGGAAAGCCATTCAAAACGCAACTATAGTAATTTCGATGTTGCCCGCTCACCTCCATATAGAAGTAGCTAAAGATTGTATTGTTTATAAAAAACATCTGGTTACTGCATCCTATATAAGTGATACGATGCAAGAATTGGATGAACAAGCCAAAGCAAACGGCCTAATTTTTATGAATGAAATTGGACTTGATCCTGGAATTGATCATATGAGTGCGATGAAAGTAATTGATGAAATTAGGGATCAAGGTGGAAAAATGCTTTTGTTTGAATCTTTTTGTGGTGGTCTTGTAGCTCCTGAATCGGATACTAATCTTTGGAATTACAAATTTACTTGGGCACCAAGAAATGTTGTGCTTGCTGGACAAGGCGGTGCAGCAAAATTTATTCAGGAAGGGGCTTATAAATACATCCCTTATACGAGTTTGTTTCGAAGAACAGAGTTTTTAGAAGTAGAAGGGTACGGTAAATTTGAAGCGTATTCGAACAGGGATTCACTGAAATATAGAAGTGTTTACGGCCTTGATGATGTGCTTACCTTATATAGAGGAACTATTCGTAGAGTTGGTTTTTCCAAAGCTTGGAATATGTTTGTTCAATTAGGAATGACAGATGATAGTTATAGTATGGAAAACACGGAGAATATGACTTACAGACAATTTGTAAATTCCTTTCTGCCTTACCATCCAACTGATTCCGTCGAAATTAAAATGCGTTTGATTCTAAAAATTGATCAAGATGATATCATGTGGGATAAGCTATTGGAATTGGATTTATTCAATCGCAATAAAAAAGTAGGGTTAAAAGATGCTACACCTGCTCAGATTCTTGAAAAAATATTAGCCGAAAGTTGGTCGTTACAGCCCAATGATAAGGATATGATTGTAATGTATCACAAATTTGGATACGTTCTTAATGGAGAAGAAAAACAAATTGATTCCAAAATGGTTTGCATTGGCGATGATCAAACCTATACTGCAATGGCAAAAACAGTGGGATTGCCGGTAGCGATGGCTACTTTGTTGATATTAAATGGAAAAATAAAAACACCAGGTGTGCAACTTCCTATTCGAAAAGAAGTATATCAGCCAATTTTGAAAGAATTGGAAGAATATGGTGTGCTGTTCCATGAGCAGGACATGCCCTATGTGGGATACAATCCCGATAAAGTTTTTAGTTAA
- a CDS encoding M56 family metallopeptidase, whose amino-acid sequence MIDFLLKSTLSLFVLLAVYQFILAKEKMHRFNRFYLLFSIALSFALPFITIEIATEIIKAAKNPTSILFSQGNSQIIKETNYTTYWLWIIYGIITLFLCIRFIRNILKITAKIKTNTTLDYHNAKLVLIPEKTLPYTFLNYIFINETDYNNRNIEAELYAHELTHVRQIHTLDVLLIEFLKTIFWFNPIFIFYKKAIQLNHEFLADEFVIRSYENIPFYQSLLVSKANVKQPLLLVSNLTFLATKKRLLMMTKSTTQTEAILKQIALIPVFGAVFYCISIKTVARENPSIHLVQTKNSISKNEIQKEKLTIKKESLQETNTLNPTIIEKNIAQKNQIIDSINTEANPITEITQPEFPGGVLEFYKFIGTNFKVPAELKTGGKVFLTFIVEKDGTLSEFEVLKDMGFGTADEAIRVLKLSPKWIPGKEKNEMVRVKYSLPIQMEPENK is encoded by the coding sequence ATGATAGATTTTCTACTTAAATCCACACTAAGTTTATTCGTGCTACTTGCTGTTTATCAATTCATATTGGCAAAAGAAAAGATGCATCGCTTCAATAGGTTTTATTTACTATTTAGTATTGCTTTATCTTTCGCACTGCCATTCATTACAATTGAAATAGCAACCGAAATTATAAAGGCTGCGAAAAATCCAACAAGTATTCTGTTTTCACAAGGAAACTCACAAATAATAAAAGAAACAAATTATACCACTTATTGGCTTTGGATAATTTACGGAATAATTACACTGTTTTTGTGTATTCGATTCATTAGGAATATTCTAAAAATCACTGCCAAAATAAAAACGAATACAACGCTAGATTATCATAATGCCAAACTCGTTTTGATACCAGAAAAAACACTTCCATATACTTTTCTTAATTATATCTTCATTAATGAAACTGATTATAACAACAGAAACATCGAAGCTGAATTATATGCTCATGAACTTACACATGTAAGGCAGATTCACACTTTGGACGTTCTATTAATCGAATTTTTGAAAACAATATTTTGGTTTAACCCGATTTTCATTTTTTATAAAAAAGCCATTCAACTCAACCATGAATTCTTGGCCGATGAATTTGTGATACGCTCTTATGAAAACATTCCGTTTTATCAATCTTTACTGGTATCCAAAGCAAATGTAAAGCAGCCTCTTCTTTTAGTTAGCAACTTAACCTTTTTAGCGACCAAAAAAAGACTTCTTATGATGACAAAAAGCACAACACAAACCGAAGCCATTCTAAAACAAATCGCTTTAATTCCAGTTTTCGGTGCTGTTTTCTATTGTATTTCAATTAAAACTGTGGCTAGAGAAAACCCATCCATACATTTAGTTCAGACTAAAAACAGCATTTCCAAAAATGAAATTCAAAAAGAAAAACTTACAATTAAAAAAGAATCTCTTCAAGAAACAAATACATTAAATCCAACTATAATAGAAAAAAATATAGCCCAAAAAAATCAAATTATAGATTCTATTAATACTGAAGCCAATCCTATAACGGAGATAACACAACCAGAATTTCCAGGAGGAGTTTTAGAATTTTATAAATTTATTGGCACCAATTTTAAAGTCCCTGCAGAATTAAAAACTGGTGGTAAAGTTTTTTTGACTTTTATAGTAGAAAAAGACGGAACACTTTCTGAATTCGAGGTTCTAAAGGATATGGGTTTTGGAACTGCGGATGAAGCTATTCGAGTATTAAAATTATCTCCAAAATGGATACCAGGAAAAGAAAAAAATGAGATGGTAAGGGTAAAATACAGTTTGCCAATTCAGATGGAACCAGAAAACAAATAG
- a CDS encoding BlaI/MecI/CopY family transcriptional regulator, with the protein MQLSNSEEQLMEHLWQLEKAFMKNLLEAYSEPKPATTTVATLLKRMIDKKFVAYNEFGNSRQYYPLVKKTDYFSKHVNGLISNFFNNSASQFASFFTTETNLSASELEELKKIIDSEIQKKKK; encoded by the coding sequence ATGCAACTATCCAACTCCGAAGAGCAATTAATGGAACATCTTTGGCAACTCGAGAAAGCTTTTATGAAAAACTTGCTTGAAGCTTACTCAGAACCCAAACCCGCAACAACAACAGTTGCCACTTTACTAAAGAGAATGATTGACAAGAAATTCGTTGCTTATAACGAATTTGGAAACTCAAGACAATATTATCCATTGGTCAAAAAAACCGATTATTTCTCGAAACACGTAAACGGATTGATTAGCAATTTCTTTAACAATTCGGCTTCTCAATTTGCTTCATTCTTTACCACCGAAACCAATTTATCAGCATCAGAATTGGAAGAACTCAAGAAAATAATTGATAGTGAAATTCAAAAAAAGAAAAAATGA
- a CDS encoding dipeptidase, which yields MDDIKLYVTKHKDRFINELIELLKIPSVSADTAFSQDVLDTAMAVKESLVKAGCDLVEICETAGYPIVYGEKTIDPKLPTVLVYGHYDVQPADPIELWTSPPFEPIIKETEIHPEGAIFARGACDDKGQMYMHVKAFEYMIQTNSLPCNVKFMIEGEEEVGSVNLKTFVENNTEKLRNDVILISDTGMISNQQPSITTGLRGLSYVEVEVTGPNRDLHSGLYGGAVANPINVLAKMIASLHDENNHITIPGFYYNVEELSLEERAEMAKAPFSLENYKKALNLNDIYGESGYVTNERNSIRPTLDVNGIWGGYTGEGAKTVIASKAFAKISMRLVPNQDWEVITDLFTKHFINIAPAGVTVKVTPHHGGQGYVTPIDSIGYKAANMAYTETFGVPAIPVRSGGSIPIVALFEKELKSKTILMGFGLDSDAIHSPNEHFGIFNYLKGIETIPLFYKYFVELCK from the coding sequence ATGGATGATATAAAATTATATGTTACAAAACACAAAGATCGCTTTATCAACGAGTTAATTGAATTATTAAAAATTCCTTCTGTAAGTGCCGACACCGCTTTTTCACAAGATGTTCTTGACACTGCAATGGCTGTAAAAGAAAGTTTAGTAAAAGCTGGATGCGATTTGGTCGAAATTTGCGAAACTGCAGGCTACCCAATTGTCTATGGAGAGAAAACAATCGATCCAAAATTACCTACTGTTTTGGTTTACGGCCACTATGATGTTCAACCTGCAGATCCAATAGAACTTTGGACTTCCCCACCATTTGAACCAATCATAAAAGAAACCGAGATACATCCAGAAGGCGCTATTTTTGCGCGCGGAGCTTGTGATGACAAAGGTCAAATGTACATGCATGTAAAAGCTTTTGAATATATGATCCAGACTAATTCATTGCCTTGCAACGTGAAATTCATGATTGAAGGTGAAGAAGAAGTTGGAAGTGTCAACCTTAAAACCTTTGTAGAAAACAACACTGAAAAACTTAGAAACGATGTGATTTTAATTTCAGACACTGGAATGATCTCCAATCAGCAACCATCTATCACTACGGGTCTTCGTGGTTTGAGCTATGTAGAAGTTGAAGTTACAGGGCCAAATCGTGATTTACACTCTGGACTATATGGAGGTGCCGTTGCTAATCCAATTAACGTTTTGGCAAAAATGATTGCTTCTTTACATGATGAAAACAACCACATTACCATTCCAGGATTTTATTATAATGTAGAAGAATTATCTCTGGAAGAAAGAGCAGAGATGGCCAAAGCACCGTTTAGTCTTGAAAACTACAAAAAAGCATTGAACCTAAACGATATTTATGGAGAAAGCGGCTATGTGACCAACGAAAGAAACTCAATTCGCCCAACATTGGATGTAAACGGAATTTGGGGAGGCTATACAGGAGAAGGTGCAAAAACAGTAATAGCAAGTAAGGCTTTCGCCAAAATCTCGATGCGATTAGTACCCAACCAAGATTGGGAAGTCATCACTGACTTGTTCACCAAACATTTCATCAATATTGCTCCCGCGGGAGTTACCGTAAAAGTTACTCCTCATCACGGAGGTCAGGGCTATGTGACTCCAATAGATAGCATCGGTTACAAAGCAGCCAATATGGCTTACACCGAAACCTTTGGTGTTCCCGCAATTCCGGTACGTTCAGGAGGAAGTATTCCTATTGTTGCCTTGTTCGAAAAAGAGCTGAAAAGCAAAACAATACTTATGGGATTTGGTCTTGACAGTGATGCCATTCACTCACCAAACGAACATTTTGGAATTTTCAATTATCTGAAAGGGATTGAAACCATTCCGTTATTTTACAAATATTTTGTGGAGCTATGCAAATAA
- a CDS encoding glycoside hydrolase family 130 protein — protein MKDIAKRFPENPLLSPADIVPSQEGLQVACLLNPGVFQFDGKIWMIVRVAERPEQRGDAISFPILTETGVKIINIPIDDPELNAKDARVIKYKGIDYLTTLSHLRLVCSQDGRKFIEPEGYYPLIGQGLLESFGIEDCRVSYLDGVYYLTYTAVSPNGVGVGLRTTRDWKNFRSHGMIFPPHNKDCAIFEEKIKGMFFALHRPSSLEIGGNFIWIASSIDGIHWGNHQCILKTRENSWDSSRIGAGASPIKTEQGWLSIYHGANRDNQYCLGAFLMDLQDPSKVIARTLVPIMMPIEEYELAGFFGKVVFTNGHVKSPDNDTLIVYYGASDEFVCGAEFSIKEIISLLQYS, from the coding sequence ATGAAAGATATTGCTAAACGTTTTCCTGAAAATCCATTATTATCCCCCGCAGATATAGTACCCAGTCAGGAGGGTTTGCAAGTAGCTTGTCTTCTTAATCCAGGCGTTTTTCAATTTGATGGTAAAATTTGGATGATTGTTCGTGTTGCCGAAAGACCGGAACAAAGAGGGGATGCAATTTCATTTCCAATTTTAACAGAAACTGGGGTCAAGATCATAAATATCCCCATTGACGATCCGGAATTAAATGCCAAAGATGCTAGAGTTATTAAGTACAAGGGAATCGATTATTTGACAACTTTATCTCATTTAAGATTAGTTTGCAGTCAAGATGGTCGTAAATTTATCGAACCAGAAGGCTATTACCCATTAATAGGTCAAGGTCTTTTGGAATCATTCGGAATAGAAGATTGTAGAGTGTCCTACCTAGATGGGGTTTATTATTTAACATATACCGCAGTGTCTCCCAATGGCGTTGGCGTTGGTTTGCGGACAACGAGAGACTGGAAAAATTTTCGATCTCATGGAATGATTTTTCCTCCACATAATAAGGACTGCGCTATTTTTGAAGAAAAAATAAAAGGAATGTTTTTTGCTTTACATCGCCCGAGTAGTCTTGAGATTGGAGGGAATTTTATTTGGATAGCCTCTTCAATAGACGGTATTCATTGGGGGAATCATCAATGTATCTTGAAAACAAGAGAAAACTCATGGGATAGTTCTAGAATTGGGGCAGGAGCTTCTCCTATAAAGACCGAGCAAGGTTGGCTCTCTATATATCATGGTGCTAATCGCGATAATCAGTATTGTCTGGGAGCTTTTTTGATGGATTTACAAGATCCTTCAAAAGTAATTGCAAGAACCTTAGTTCCCATTATGATGCCAATAGAAGAATATGAACTGGCAGGATTCTTCGGAAAGGTAGTTTTTACTAACGGTCATGTCAAAAGTCCAGATAATGATACACTAATAGTATATTACGGCGCTTCTGATGAATTTGTTTGTGGAGCCGAATTCTCAATCAAGGAAATCATTTCGCTATTGCAGTATAGTTAA